The Nostoc sp. 'Lobaria pulmonaria (5183) cyanobiont' genome window below encodes:
- the fdxB gene encoding ferredoxin III, nif-specific: MAQLTGLTFGGKAWTPKFAQEIDKEKCIGCGRCVKVCGYNVLGLKALNEEGEFVEDEDEEEVERKVMAVTSPDNCIGCEACSRICPKNCYTHVELNN, from the coding sequence ATGGCACAACTAACAGGTTTGACATTTGGCGGTAAGGCTTGGACACCAAAATTCGCTCAGGAAATCGACAAGGAAAAATGTATCGGCTGTGGCAGATGCGTTAAAGTATGCGGGTACAATGTGCTAGGTTTGAAGGCACTCAACGAAGAAGGCGAATTTGTAGAAGATGAAGATGAGGAAGAAGTTGAACGGAAAGTAATGGCAGTTACTTCTCCAGATAACTGTATTGGTTGTGAAGCTTGTTCACGGATTTGCCCCAAGAATTGCTACACGCATGTTGAATTAAACAATTAA